A region of Thermothielavioides terrestris NRRL 8126 chromosome 6, complete sequence DNA encodes the following proteins:
- a CDS encoding glycoside hydrolase family 2 protein (CAZy_ID 269822) — MLFPVSSLLLLAIAGSASAATPGRDRSSLNADWRFSRFTSNPDSLSYNTLRSWILPQANDFLVDGAKHTAPSGTAPGSNVAYVQANFNDAGWQSLDLPHDWAIAGPWNAPGISGGMGRLPTNGVGWYRKNLTATASDVDGTKSIFLDFDGAMSYAAVWLNGNLVGGWPYGYASFRLDLTPYLKEGNNILAVRLDNAVENSRWYPGAGIYRNVWLVKVDKTHVAQYGTQITTPSVSSSSATVNVVVQVENLGNATRQVDVTTDIYEIDQSTNTVASGAAAVASIKPTTISVGAGKKQAVNGSTAVANPRLWGPPPAQTPNLYVAVTTLSATGANGTKTVIDTYETRFGIRSIAYDPSKGLLVNGQHVYVQGVCNHLDQGAIGTAFNFRATQRQLQTLQEMGANALRTSHNPPAPELLDLADTMGFLVLDEAFDCWSSGKVTNDYHLLYSDWHEADLRAFIRRDRNHPSVIAWSIGNEVSEQSSSQGGSLGQQLQNIAHSEDPTRQCTTAMNAAGPTAALPGVIDIIGLNYEGETGAYGSFHSRFPNKMIWGTETASCISSRGTYLFPVTSANSAVYSTSGGADGTHHYLSAYELFTPGWGSSPDGVFAGQDRYPFVAGEFVWTGFDYIGEPTPYGGSGGARSSYFGIVDLAGFRKDRFYLYQARWRPDLPSAHILPHWTWPDRVGQTTPVHVFSAADEVELFVNGASAGRLKRPNASTYRFRWDSVKYAPGSLRAVAYKDGKQWAVDERRTAGDAAALNVTVDRAAIAGDGKDLAYVSVAVVDANGTVVPRASNEVTFSVSGPGQLVATDNGDPTDYTAFPSAARKAFSGLAMGIVRAQKGQTGQVTVTAKADGLAQGQVTITLN; from the coding sequence ATGTTGTTCCCGGTGTCATCCCTTCTCCTGCTCGCCATAGCcggctcggccagcgcggcgacgccTGGCCGCGACCGCAGCAGTCTCAACGCCGACTGGCGGTTCTCCCGGTTTACCTCAAACCCGGACTCGCTGTCGTACAACACGCTCAGGTCATGGATCCTGCCGCAGGCCAATGACTTCCTTGTTGACGGGGCCAAGCACACGGCGCCCTCGGGCACCGCGCCCGGCAGCAACGTCGCCTACGTGCAGGCCAACTTCAACGATGCCGGCTGGCAGAGCCTGGATTTGCCGCATGACTGGGCCATCGCGGGGCCCTGGAATGCGCCGGGCATCAGCGGCGGCATGGGCCGGCTGCCTACCAACGGCGTGGGGTGGTACCGCAAGAACCTGACCGCGACGGCCTCGGATGTGGACGGCACCAAGTCCATCTTCCTGGATTTCGACGGCGCCATGTCGTACGCCGCCGTCTGGCTCAACGGGAACCTGGTCGGCGGGTGGCCGTACGGGTACGCCTCGTTCCGTCTCGATCTGACGCCGTACCTGAAGGAGGGCAACAACATCCTGGCGGTGCGGCTGGACAACGCGGTGGAAAACTCGCGGTGGTATCCCGGCGCGGGCATCTACCGGAATGTGTGGCTCGTCAAGGTGGACAAGACGCACGTGGCGCAGTACGGAACGCAGATCACGACGCCCTCGGtttcctcgagctcggcgactGTGAACGTGGTTGTGCAGGTCGAGAACCTCGGCAATGCGACTCGCCAGGTCGACGTGACCACGGACATCTACGAGATCGATCAGAGCACGAACACAGTCGCATCGGGGGCCGCGGCGGTAGCCTCGATCAAGCCGACCACGAtcagcgtcggcgccggcaagaagCAGGCGGTCAACGGATCCACGGCCGTCGCCAACCCGCGCCTCtggggcccgccgccggcccagaCACCCAACCTGTACGTGGCCGTCACGACGCTGTCGGCCACCGGCGCCAACGGGACCAAGACCGTGATCGATACCTACGAGACGCGGTTCGGCATCCGCTCGATCGCCTACGATCCGAGCAAGGGCCTGCTGGTCAACGGGCAGCACGTCTACGTGCAGGGCGTATGCAACCACCTCGACCAGGGCGCCATCGGCACGGCGTTCAATTTCCGGGCGACGCAGCGGCAGCTCCAGACGCTGCAGGAGATGGGCGCCAACGCGCTCCGGACGTCGCACaacccgcccgcgccggagCTCCTCGACCTGGCCGACACGATGGGCTTCCTggtgctcgacgaggccTTCGACTGCTGGTCCTCGGGCAAGGTGACCAACGACTACCACCTCCTCTATTCGGACTGGCACGAGGCGGACCTGCGCGCCTTCATCCGGCGCGACCGGAACCACCCTTCGGTGATTGCGTGGAGCATCGGCAACGAAGTCTCCGAGCAGTCGAGCAGCCAGGGCGGCAGCTTGGGTCAGCAGCTGCAGAACATCGCCCACTCGGAGGACCCCACGCGCCAGTGCACCACGGCCATGAACGCGGCCGGGCCaaccgccgcgctgccgggcGTGATCGACATCATCGGGCTCAACTACGAGGGCGAGACCGGGGCCTACGGCAGCTTCCACAGCAGATTCCCCAACAAGATGATCTGGGGCACGGAGACGGCCTCGTGCATCAGCAGCCGCGGCACCTACCTCTTCCCGGTCACCAGCGCCAACAGCGCCGTGTACAGCACGTCCGGCGGGGCCGACGGCACGCACCACTACCTCAGCGCGTACGAGCTCTTCACCCCGGGCTGGGGCAGCAGCCCGGACGGGGTGTTCGCGGGGCAGGACCGGTACCCGTTCGTGGCCGGCGAGTTCGTGTGGACGGGGTTCGACTACATCGGCGAGCCGACGCCGTACGGGGGCTCGGGCGGGGCGCGCAGCTCCTACTTCGGCATCGTCGACCTGGCCGGCTTCCGCAAGGACCGCTTCTACCTGTACCaggcgcgctggcggcccgACCTGCCGTCCGCGCACATCCTGCCGCACTGGACCTGGCCGGACCGCGTCGGGCAGACCACGCCCGTGCACGtcttcagcgccgccgacgaggtcgagctgTTCGTCAACGGCGcctccgccggccgcctgAAGCGGCCCAACGCCTCCACGTACCGCTTCCGCTGGGACAGCGTCAAGTACGCGCCCGGCTCGCTGCGCGCGGTGGCCTACAAGGACGGCAAGCAGTGGGCGGTGGACGAgcggcggacggcgggcgacgcggcggcgctgaacGTGACGGTCGACCGCGCGGCGATCGCCGGCGACGGGAAGGACCTGGCGTACGTGAGCGTCGCGGTGGTGGACGCCAACGGCACGGTGGTGCCGCGCGCGAGCAACGAGGTCACCTTCTCCGTCAGCGGGCCGGGGCAGCTGGTGGCCACCGACAACGGCGATCCGACGGACTACACCGCGTTTCCGAGCGCCGCCCGCAAGGCGTTCTCGGGCCTGGCCATGGGGATCGTCAGGGCGCAGAAGGGCCAGACTGGCCAGGTCACTGTCACGGCCAAGGCGGATGGGCTGGCGCAGGGGCAGGTCACTATCACGCTGAACTAG